In Candidatus Thermoplasmatota archaeon, one DNA window encodes the following:
- a CDS encoding TatD family hydrolase, which produces MLLRILKKAGGTHFVLCQLPMVDIVVKEKSYESYYLETLEMVKIICSAVDIGVFATVGPYPVDYIKLRQVFGREQAIKIMRDGMDIAADLCLDHRCIAIGEIGRPHFPVDEEVLVDSNEILFYGMQKAKEAGVPVVLHTESTTPDLCRELVEMGRKAGLPAHMIVKHYSPPLIKFEDNYGLMPSVLASEKNVVSSLLDGTRFMMETDYIDDPRRPGVVLSPKTVPKRTFELIKKGLLSENQAYEIHKENPEKTYGISLEG; this is translated from the coding sequence ATGCTGTTAAGGATTTTAAAAAAAGCAGGTGGTACTCATTTTGTTTTATGTCAGTTGCCGATGGTTGATATTGTTGTGAAAGAAAAAAGCTATGAATCATATTATCTGGAGACTTTGGAGATGGTTAAAATAATTTGTTCCGCTGTTGATATCGGTGTTTTTGCTACTGTTGGTCCTTATCCTGTTGATTACATTAAACTGAGGCAGGTTTTTGGTAGAGAGCAGGCTATTAAGATAATGAGAGATGGTATGGATATTGCAGCTGATCTATGTCTTGATCATCGGTGTATAGCAATTGGTGAGATAGGTAGGCCTCATTTCCCAGTTGATGAAGAAGTTTTAGTTGATTCAAATGAGATTCTTTTTTATGGTATGCAAAAGGCTAAGGAAGCTGGTGTCCCTGTTGTGTTACATACTGAGAGTACTACACCTGATCTATGTAGGGAACTAGTGGAGATGGGTAGAAAAGCTGGTTTGCCAGCACATATGATTGTTAAGCATTATTCTCCACCGTTGATAAAATTTGAGGATAACTATGGTCTTATGCCATCTGTTTTAGCTAGTGAAAAAAACGTGGTTAGTTCCCTATTGGATGGTACACGTTTTATGATGGAGACTGATTATATAGATGATCCTAGGCGACCAGGGGTTGTACTAAGTCCAAAAACTGTTCCTAAAAGAACGTTTGAGTTAATCAAAAAAGGTTTACTGTCTGAGAACCAGGCTTATGAGATACACAAAGAGAACCCTGAAAAAACATATGGTATAAGTTTAGAAGGATAG